The Actinomycetota bacterium genome segment GTACAGCACGAGCTGCGGGTAGTCGCGCACGACGCGCGCGAGGTCCGCCTTCACGGCCGGGATCGCGGATCCCGGCGCCACGTTGGCCAGCACGAGCACGTTCGTGCGGATGCCGAAGTCCTCGGCAAGGTCATCCTGCGAGATGTAGACCGTGGCGAGCTTCGCGTTCAGGTAGTCGCTCGCGACCCCCACGACCTCGTAGTACCGCCGCCCGCCGGGCGTCTCGAGCTGCAGCTTGTCCCCGATGGCCACGCCGTTCTGGGCAGCGTAGATGCCGTTGACCAGCACTCGGCCGCCCTCGGAGAGCTTGCCGAGGTCGCTCGGCACCGTGCCGTTCGAGTAGGTGAACGAGGCGACCTTGGGGTACTCGACCGGGTCGATCCCGACCACCTGGACCTGGGCTCCCTTCACGCTCGTGACGCCGAGCCGCAGCGTCGCGACATCGCCGACCCCCCACGTGGCGGCGATGCGGTCGACGAGCGCCTGGTCCACGCCGACGTTGCCCCCGCCGAGGATGAGCCCCGACGGCAGCAGGATGAAGTCCGAGCCGAGCGACTTGTCGAGGTAGTCCCAGAAGCCGCCCATCGTCGAGCTGAGCACACCCACGAGCGAGATGACGACCGCGAGCGACACGAGGATCGCCGAGGCGGTCGCCGCAGCCCGCCCCGGCTGCCGCACCACGTTCGAGCTGGCGAGGTCGGCGGTTGCCGGAGCGATCGGCGCGATGACGCGCGACAGGCCGCGCGAAAGCGGCTCGATCAGCGCCGGGGCGATCATGACGAGCCCCCCGAGCGCGAACACCGCACCGAGACCCACGCTCCACGACTGCCGCAGCAGCAGGAGCGGGACACTCGCGACGACCATGACCCACCCGGCCGAGACCCACACGCTGCGCTCGCGCTCGACGACTTCGGCCACCTGCGGCCGCAGCGCCTCGAGCGGGGTGATCCTCGCGGCCTGCCTCGCCGGGATGACGG includes the following:
- a CDS encoding FtsX-like permease family protein yields the protein MLAALKVGRFAISMFGIFALIMGGFIILNTFRTLVSERRHDIGMLRAIGATRGTILGIFLIQSLLQGALGTGFGLLIGWGIGVGSAAGYEYMFREILHVTADVSAQFGPGLWATAILLGVGITVLGAVIPARQAARITPLEALRPQVAEVVERERSVWVSAGWVMVVASVPLLLLRQSWSVGLGAVFALGGLVMIAPALIEPLSRGLSRVIAPIAPATADLASSNVVRQPGRAAATASAILVSLAVVISLVGVLSSTMGGFWDYLDKSLGSDFILLPSGLILGGGNVGVDQALVDRIAATWGVGDVATLRLGVTSVKGAQVQVVGIDPVEYPKVASFTYSNGTVPSDLGKLSEGGRVLVNGIYAAQNGVAIGDKLQLETPGGRRYYEVVGVASDYLNAKLATVYISQDDLAEDFGIRTNVLVLANVAPGSAIPAVKADLARVVRDYPQLVLYDSASFKASQVKLINSEMPFLYGLLGIFAIPTLLALLNTLAISVLARTREIGMLRAVGTTRGQVSRMVVAEALLLGCVGILFGIVGGVALGYALVYAMNSSGYVVPYTFPFSGVLIAVLSGLSFALLAAVVPARTAGRLDVVTALHYE